The Zingiber officinale cultivar Zhangliang chromosome 9A, Zo_v1.1, whole genome shotgun sequence genome window below encodes:
- the LOC122021583 gene encoding ER membrane protein complex subunit 7 homolog → MRSAGAMAATSVSSPAAILLLALFFSHILAWTVAAGASSDDGYTIAGRVKLGGKTPKEFGHSSKLTNAKVILNGGQNITFTRADGYFSFHNVPSGTHLIEVAELGYFFSPVRVDISARNPGNIHAALTENRKVLYELILEPLREEQYYEIREAFSIWSVVKSPMGLMLGFTLLVIFVMPKLMDSIDPEEMKRAQEEMRAQGIPSISNMLARAS, encoded by the exons ATGAGATCGGCGGGGGCTATGGCGGCAACTTCTGTGAGTTCACCGGCGGCGATCCTTCTTTTAGCTCTGTTTTTCTCGCACATCCTTGCTTGGACCGTTGCTGCCGGCGCCAG CTCTGACGACGGGTACACGATCGCGGGACGGGTAAAACTGGGAG GTAAAACTCCCAAGGAATTTGGCCATTCATCAAAGCTCACAAATGCCAAAGTCATACTTAATGGTGGCCAAAACATCACTTTTACTAGAGCTGATGGTTATTTCTCATT CCACAATGTGCCTTCTGGGACACATCTGATTGAAGTAGCTGAGCTAGGCTATTTCTTTTCCCCG GTTCGTGTAGATATCAGTGCTAGAAACCCAGGTAATATCCATGCAGCGCTCACAGAGAATCGCAAAGTTCTTTATGAGTTGATTCTAGAGCCGCTAAGAGAAGAGCAGTACTATGAG ATAAGGGAAGCTTTTTCCATTTGGTCAGTAGTCAAAAGTCCAATGGGTTTAATGTTGGGTTTCACGCTTTTGGTGATATTCGTCATGCCAAAATTAATGGACAGTATTG ATCCTGAAGAAATGAAACGGGCACAGGAGGAGATGAGGGCGCAAGGGATTCCTTCCATTTCGAACATGCTGGCGAGGGCCAGTTGA
- the LOC122021100 gene encoding ubiquitin C-terminal hydrolase 22-like — MRLISPLPHTSQRADPPPMASNSAVRLPPPCPHLAAYRSGCGGSGLRSLHRCLRRRPPLGRPEVRRDQGEVPRCGACQGGGARLYACLACAAVSCSRHAPDHAAMRPGHEIGVDVDRAELFCAACRDQVYDPDFDAAVVIALTAPAASWAPQTRTGSRAKRPRRVEYRRWAPDADERAVIGRRSGPLLVREDNAYACSTTATVNSTANAATTSSATSSASLPWGLRGLNNLGNTCFMNSVLQALLHTPLLRNYFLSDRHNPLVCQQKTRKKSTAKDRNNGRDGAGGLQICLACDLDAMYSAVFSGDRKPYSPAKFLYSWWRYASNLANYQQHDAHEFFICMLDGIHEKEQDPCKPSSHESSGECCIAHRVFSGTLRSDVTCTICGFTSTTYDPCVDISLDLDSKKNSTKTNGPKHHMNGGVTKSISTGQKSGTSTLMECLDRFTRPEKLGVDQKLFCQQCQVRQESLKQMSIRKIPLVTCFHIKRFEHSSMKKALRKVDQYLDFPFSLDLAPYLSSSILRARYGNRVLASEDYNSDSDASVELVSNLELFAVVTHSGKLDAGHYLTYLRLNSQWYRCDDAWITHVNESMVRSSQAYMLFYVQKILYYKASESLISP, encoded by the exons ATGAGGCTTATCTCCCCGTTGCCCCACACGAGTCAGCGCGCAGATCCACCTCCGATGGCCTCCAACTCCGCCGTCCGCCTTCCGCCGCCTTGCCCTCATCTCGCCGCCTACCGCTCCGGCTGCGGCGGTTCAGGACTGCGATCGCTCCATCGCTGCCTCCGCCGGCGGCCCCCGCTCGGACGCCCCGAGGTCCGTCGTGACCAAGGCGAGGTGCCCCGCTGTGGCGCCTGCCAAGGTGGTGGCGCTCGGTTGTACGCTTGCCTTGCGTGCGCCGCCGTGTCCTGCAGCCGCCACGCCCCCGACCACGCCGCGATGCGCCCGGGGCACGAGATCGGCGTCGACGTCGACCGGGCGGAGCTGTTCTGCGCCGCGTGCCGCGATCAGGTCTACGATCCCGATTTCGACGCTGCCGTAGTGATCGCGCTTACCGCGCCCGCAGCATCCTGGGCCCCGCAGACGCGGACGGGGAGTCGGGCGAAGCGTCCTAGGAGGGTGGAGTACCGCCGGTGGGCACCCGATGCGGACGAGCGAGCGGTGATCGGGCGGAGATCTGGCCCTTTGCTCGTCCGCGAGGACAATGCCTACGCTTGCTCCACCACCGCCACAGTGAATTCGACGGCTAACGCTGCTACCACCTCCTCTGCTACCTCTTCCGCTTCGCTGCCGTGGGGATTGAGGGGTTTGAACAATCTGGGCAATACCTGCTTCATGAACTCTGTGCTGCAAGCGCTGCTACACACACCATTGCTGAGGAACTATTTCTTGAGCGATCGGCACAACCCCCTCGTCTGTCAGCAGAAGACCAGGAAGAAGTCTACCGCCAAGGATAGGAACAATGGTCGGGATGGAGCAGGCGGCTTGCAAATCTGTTTGGCCTGTGACTTGGACGCGATGTATTCGGCTGTCTTCTCCGGCGATCGGAAGCCTTACAGCCCTGCCAAATTTCTTTACAG CTGGTGGCGATATGCATCAAACCTCGCAAATTATCAACAGCATGATGCACATGAATTTTTCATTTGCATGCTTGATGGAATCCATGAAAAGGAGCAGGATCCGTGCAAACCTTCCAGCCATG AAAGCAGTGGAGAATGCTGCATTGCTCATAGGGTCTTTTCGGGTACCTTGAGATCAGATGTCACTTGCACCATTTGTGGGTTTACATCTACAACATATGATCCTTGCGTCGACATATCCTTGGACTTAGACTCTAAGAAGAATTCTACGAAAACAAACGGTCCCAAACACCACATGAACGGCGGTGTAACGAAGTCAATATCCACGGGCCAAAAATCCGGAACTTCTACCCTTATGGAATGTCTTGATCGCTTCACGAGACCAGAAAAACTGGGTGTTGACCAGAAGCTCTTCTGCCAACAATGCCAGGTGAGGCAGGAATCCTTGAAACAGATGTCGATAAGGAAGATTCCACTGGTAACTTGCTTCCACATCAAGCGTTTCGAACATTCGTCAATGAAGAAAGCATTGAGGAAGGTGGACCAATATCTGGACTTCCCATTTTCCCTCGACCTGGCCCCATATCTCTCATCCTCCATCCTCCGAGCCAGATATGGCAACCGTGTGCTGGCCTCTGAGGATTACAACTCAGATTCAGATGCATCAGTCGAGTTGGTTTCAAACTTGGAGCTCTTCGCGGTGGTCACCCACAGCGGCAAACTAGATGCCGGCCATTACCTGACGTACCTTCGTCTCAACAGCCAATGGTACCGGTGCGATGACGCATGGATCACTCACGTCAACGAGAGCATGGTACGGTCTTCGCAGGCGTACATGCTCTTCTATGTACAGAAAATTCTTTACTACAAAGCAAGTGAGAGTCTGATCAGCCCCTGA